tcagcacggggttagatacagagtacagctcccagtacactgtccccatcaaacactcccagggacagcacagggttaggtacagagtacagctccctctacactgtccccatcaaacacttccagggacagcacagggttagatacagagtaaagctctctctacactgtccaccatcacacactcccagggacagggacagcacggggttagatacagagtaaagctccctctacactgtcttcccatcaaacactcccagggacagggacggcacgaggttagatacagggtaaagctccctctacactgttccccattcaaacactcccagggacagggacagcatggggttagatacagggtaaagctccctctacactgttcccacatcaaacactcccaggacagggacagcacggggttagatataaAATTTTGAAAGATGGAGAAGTGTTGTGGGGGAACCAACAAAACTTGTTGGTAAACAGGACACGAATTGCTGAGTTGTGAGATTCTTTAAGGGTTGTCCTGGCCTCTCTAGCCTGACTGTTCTCCCCTTCGGCCTGTCGACATCGTCTCCCTCTCCAGTCCGAAGCTGCTCAGTAGGATCAGATTCTCCCACGAGTGTGGTGGGATTGGCCTCTGATGGTAGCTGCCCAGGCCCATCATGTCGCTAAGGACCTCTATGATGTCACTGAGCTTGTTCCTCACACAAGCAACAAAGAGGCCTCATGTTATCCCACTGTGGTCTAGATGGTCATTGCTGGTGCAGGACGTTGGAGATTATTGAACTAACTGTTGGATTTTTCTCTCACAGTGAACGGGAACACAAAGTGCAAAGGCTCTAACTGTCCAGGACCAGCCACTCTCTTACCTCCAACCGTCGTCAGTGCAAACACACCAGCTACTCTTGTCCCACCAACTGCAATTGGCCCAGTGACCACCACCAATCACACCACCCACCCTCCGGCCAATCACACCACCCACCCTCCGGCCAATCACACCACCCACCCTCCGGCCAATCACACCACCCACCCTCCGGGCAACCACACCACCCACTCTCCGGGCAATCACACCACCCACTCTCCGGGCAATCACACCACCCACTCTCCGGGCAATCACACCACCCACTCTCCGGGCAATCACACCACCCGAGCTGTGTTACCCACAAGTGTGAGTCCGAGTCCTTCTCCAGAGCGAGCCGTTGGAAGGTACAATGTGACCAACAACAAAACGGTCTGTGCGATGGCAAAGTTAGGGATACAATTCCGGGTCCAATATCAAACTGCAAAAAAACACACGGTGAGTCAAAGTGGCCTCTGCCTCTTAATCCAAGAGACTGGAATAAAGTCAGAGGCAAGCACGCGTCTGTCAGCAATATCGTAACGCTAACTCTACACTTTTAAACTGACAGTAAAGCCCCTTCTTTGAAGATGACATGAAGATGGGTGTAgaccaaagtgtgcagaggacactgaaggtctgcagagggatatagacaggttcagtgagtggacaaagatggAGTAACATATTGGTAAATGTGAGCTCATCCAGCTTGagaggaataacagcaaaatggactattatttaaacagagcaacattgcagcacgctgctgtgcagagggacctgggtgcccttgtgcaggaatcacaggaagttggtttgcagatgcagcaggtaattaatgCGGCAAATAAATATATGGTTGTTCATTGctggagggatggagtttaagaacagggaggttatactgcagctgtacagggagctggtgaggccacacctgcaaTACTGTGTACGgtcctggtctccttacttgagcaaggttgtactggcactggagggggtgcagaggaggttcactaggttgattccggggTTGagagggttgccttatgaggagagattgagtagactgggactgtacATATTGGGGTtctgaagaatgaggggggattgtATGGAAACATCTGAAATGATGAAGGGAACAGACAAGATCGAAGCAGGGAGGCTGTTTacgctgggggggggggggggaggtgaaactagaacaagggggcataacctCACAATACAGAGGGGGCAGATTTTGGATGAGCTGAGGAGGAGCCTCTtcccccagagggttgtgaatctgtggaattccccgccAAAGGAAGGCTAGCACATTTAATCCTGATAGATGTTTGAACAGTACATGAgtgaagggttatggtgagcgggtggggaaatggagctgagtccatggtCTTTTTGAATGAGGGAGCGGGCTCGAGGGACGGACTCCTCCTCCTGGGTCTTATGTACCTCTATGCTCTTAAACTGAAAGGAAGCTGCTAGTAAATGTCCCCaccaaaccctcccagga
This genomic stretch from Chiloscyllium plagiosum isolate BGI_BamShark_2017 unplaced genomic scaffold, ASM401019v2 scaf_23338, whole genome shotgun sequence harbors:
- the LOC122546171 gene encoding macrosialin-like; this encodes TVNGNTKCKGSNCPGPATLLPPTVVSANTPATLVPPTAIGPVTTTNHTTHPPANHTTHPPANHTTHPPANHTTHPPGNHTTHSPGNHTTHSPGNHTTHSPGNHTTHSPGNHTTRAVLPTSVSPSPSPERAVGRYNVTNNKTVCAMAKLGIQFRVQYQTAKKHTAWGVFFIEPNRTVATGTCSTGSVIMNLTFPEGFLIFTFKKDSKQRTFYLSGVHSELTYRFPGAAGEFTSPIT